The following are encoded in a window of Magnolia sinica isolate HGM2019 chromosome 11, MsV1, whole genome shotgun sequence genomic DNA:
- the LOC131218998 gene encoding uncharacterized protein LOC131218998 isoform X1, translated as MKRCVREVLSDLDPYALELLDRMLTLDPSKNCLCLKHSIRFYAEDTAKEALEEAYFSTDPPPSDPKSLPKYESSHGSWVLSGKDSSDGGPHPDHRVQGRGRCTSSPCTSQGHVLPTDASSTHDASPGAVGDSYGVNAQPAPR; from the exons ATGAAGAGATGTGTTAGGGAGGTTTTGAGTGA TCTTGACCCCTATGCTTTGGAGTTACTGGACAGAATGCTGACTCTTGATCCATCTAAG AACTGCTTGTGTTTGAAACATTCCATACGATTCTATGCAGAGGATACGGCGAAAGAAGCACTTGAAGAGGCTTATTTCTCTACTGATCCTCCTCCAAGCGATCCCAAGAG CTTACCAAAATATGAATCCTCGCACGGGTCATGGGTTCTGTCTGGCAAAGATTCcagtgatggtgggccccacccggatCACAGAGTTCAAGGGAGAGGAAGATGCACCAGCAGCCCATGCACATCACAGGGGCATGTCCTACCAACTGATGCAAGCAGTACACATGATGCCAGTCCTGGAGCGGTTGGTGACAGTTATGGAGTCAATGCTCAGCCAGCACCAAGGTAG
- the LOC131218998 gene encoding uncharacterized protein LOC131218998 isoform X2 gives MLTLDPSKNCLCLKHSIRFYAEDTAKEALEEAYFSTDPPPSDPKSLPKYESSHGSWVLSGKDSSDGGPHPDHRVQGRGRCTSSPCTSQGHVLPTDASSTHDASPGAVGDSYGVNAQPAPR, from the exons ATGCTGACTCTTGATCCATCTAAG AACTGCTTGTGTTTGAAACATTCCATACGATTCTATGCAGAGGATACGGCGAAAGAAGCACTTGAAGAGGCTTATTTCTCTACTGATCCTCCTCCAAGCGATCCCAAGAG CTTACCAAAATATGAATCCTCGCACGGGTCATGGGTTCTGTCTGGCAAAGATTCcagtgatggtgggccccacccggatCACAGAGTTCAAGGGAGAGGAAGATGCACCAGCAGCCCATGCACATCACAGGGGCATGTCCTACCAACTGATGCAAGCAGTACACATGATGCCAGTCCTGGAGCGGTTGGTGACAGTTATGGAGTCAATGCTCAGCCAGCACCAAGGTAG